One window from the genome of Dermacentor silvarum isolate Dsil-2018 chromosome 5, BIME_Dsil_1.4, whole genome shotgun sequence encodes:
- the LOC125945905 gene encoding uncharacterized protein LOC125945905: MSSVRKVGGDLTEAQDFIKGWLPGSVDRGGGRKRRFAETFATEQPDDFSLRGRNHCLPTAALSLPHPCPQVPGQSTIGPYCLAAAAPAPSVLQTLLLQSLPPLPLLLLPLEMSTPTDACISSRIVL, encoded by the coding sequence atgtcatctgtgcgaaaggtggggggcgacctgacagaagcacaggacttcattaaggggtggttgccagggtctgtggacaggggtggtggcaggaagaggcgtttcgcagaaacgtttgcaacagagcagcccgatgatttctcccttcggggcaggaatcattgcctgcctactgctgccctctccctgccccacccttgccctcaggtccctggcCAGTCCACCATCGGCCCCTACTGTctggctgctgctgcccctgctccttccGTGCTGCAGACCCTGCTCCTGCAGTCCCTGCCGCCCCTGCCCCTCCTGCTGCTACCCCTGGAGAtgagcacccctactgatgcgtgcatcagttcaagaattgtattgtaa